The genomic segment gcccgcgcccggcgggggcgctccggcccggcccgcgcccgccaCCAAGGTTCCGCCGGCGCGAAGGttccggggcggcggcgggcgcggccggggccgggcgggctcagggcggcggcagggccgggccgggccggcagaaggcgcccgccgcagcgccgccgccgaggcccgcggccgagccgcctctcagctcccgccgccgcgcagagCCGCGACCGGCCCCGCCCGGGGGCGACCGagtcctgccgccgccgccgccgccgccccccacagCCCCGAGGCCTCgcacagccccgccgccccccacatCCCCGAGGCCTCGCAcatccccgccgccccccacgtccccgccgccccccacagccccgccgccccccacgtccccgccgccccccacgtcCCTGCCGTCCCCCACATCCCCACCGCCCCCCACAGCCCCGAGGCCTCGCAcatccccgccgccccccacgtcCCTGCCGCCCCCCAcatccccgccgccccccacagCCCTGAGGCCTCgcacagccccgccgccccccacagCCCCGAGGCCTCgcacagccccgccgccccccacgtcCCTGCCGCCCCCCACATCCCTGCCGCCCCCGACATCCGCGGCCCCGCTGGCGGCCGAGGCGGGGGGctgagccggccgggcccagccggAGGGGGAGGCGTGCAGGCCCCGCCAGGCCCTCGCCTCCCGCCTGGGCTCCCCGCTCCGTTGCACCCCGCAGTTCGCCGGCGCCAGGGCAGCGCTGGCTGCGGccggggggagctgggcagcaccgACCCTCCGGTGCCGCGCGCTGCCCCGCACTGCCGTCGGCCTCGGGTCGGGGCTGGCCCGGCCTCCGCACTGCGGCCACCTTCCTTGGAAGCGAGGcgagggggggacggggacggggacggggacggggacgggaggAGTCGCGCGGGGAAGCAGCCGCGTCTCGTCTCGTAACATTGGGCTTGAGACGAGGGCTGGGCCGGCGAGGTGCGGGGACGCCGGCGAGGTGCGGGGACGCCGGCGAGGTGCGGGGACGCCGGCTCGGCCAGCGCGCGGCCGTCAGCGCCGGCCCAGCAGCGCAGCCCCCGTGGCCTGGACCCTGGCAGCCCGGGAAGAGCCGCAGCgcccgcgcggggcccggcccggccccggccccgcgacGCCCTGGCGGACCGCCGGCCCGGCCTGGGGCCTGGAAGGAAGAAGAGCTGCGGTGCAGCGTGCAGCCCGCACTGCCCCGGCGTCCCAGCTGCAGCCCGGCACCTGGCGAACGCGGACCTCGGCTGGCCGTTGCTGCTGAACGCAAAGACCACGTGGGCCGCGCACCAGAACCGGCGGCCCAGCAGCCTGCGCCCGAGCGACCTGCCGGGGGGACCCTCCCGCGGGAGCCGTGCCTGCGTCCTTCCACTCTCCTTCGGTTTCAATCGCCTTCTTCACATCCAACCGTAGTGCCGAGGAGAGCTCGTGCCAGTGCTTTGCCCCCACTTTGCCAAATACAAAGCTGTAATTAAATTTTAACtcacaaataaattattcatctttttttACCATGCAGACTACATTACTTTAAGCcgaaagcaacaaaaaaagaaaattgggcATAATTACGGCAGACAAAGATGATTCTGCCCTGGGAACAGCCAATTCACCAAGGAGAGGATGATACTAAAAGTAAGAATATTGTCTTTAATTATGGTCCCGCACTAGAGGCTGCCTCTCAGTACGTCATTTTTTCCTCGTGAATGCctgtctaaaaataaaagcagagataaGATCCTGAACTTAACGTTCCTCCACTTCCCGTTGCATGAAACTTCACCCCAGGAGCAGTAAGGGGGTGCAATCTGGCGGTGCCCCGTGcaccggggctggcggcgccAGGAGGGTCGCGGCCGGGGGAGCAGCCGCTGCACGAGCGTCTGGCCTGGGACGGGCCGGGGCGACGTCCTGCTCCGGGACGCGGCTTTCCCTGTCCGGGCAGAGCGGCCTGCCGAACCGGCACAAACCCGCTCCCTcccggcagcggcgccccggtgggaagcgccggggagggggcagcagcccccgccgcccccgccccaccGTTAGCCTGCCCTTAACGATATTTTCATGACTGCTCCGACCCGCGCTCCGGGAGTCTCAGGGGACGTTTGTGCATGACATCAGCCTCCCCTTCCTGCAAGCCAGGCACCGGGCCGTGCATATCCATGACCCATTCATGACAGGGATAAAATCCAGATGTTCCAGCGCTACGTGCAGCTGGGTCATTTCCTTTTTTGGCTAAAAACGTGAGGCTCTTGAGGCTGACTGAAAGAGGAGCCTGGGGGCCCTTTGTACAGAAACCTTTTGTGGTTAATCCCTGGAAACAGCGCTGCAGAAACAAGGGtttgtggtgctgctgctggaggacagACGCCGCTGGAAACCTCCCGGGCCAGAGCTGCCTGCTCATCGCTTGGGGCCCAGCGGCAGCAAAAGCAGAGCCCAGCGCAGGTCGAGGGCAGCAACGGCAGCAGAATCGTACTGGGAAAAACCCTTTAGCTGCCGGCGCCAACGTTTGCGGGAGCCTTTGAAGGAGCCAGGAGCCTGCACGCCCAGAGGCAGCGCCGCGGTCTGGCACGAGCTCGCGGCGGCCtgcgcggagccggcggcagcggctcctGCGGGAGCGACGCCTCCGCGCcgaggggggccggggctggggccgagcAGGCCGGCCCAGAGGAAGTCGTGGCTGCTGTTAGTAAACGTAAAGGAATCTGCGGAAAATAGTTTCAGATGCTAGGGGAATAAACGGGTCCCCAGCTGACATCCCGAGCAACGAGCACGCAGCGCTGCAGCGAAGGGAGCCCGCTGCCACCCCGGCTGCGGACGACGGCAGCATCCGCCCGAGCCTCCTCCCGAGAGGTGGCACGCGGGCCGGGGGCACGGGGGGCACGCTTCTGCCGCCGGACGTGGCTGAGCGGCGCGGTGACCCAGGCCGGCTGCCCCGGGCCATCGCTGCGGATGCGGCGGGAGCTGCCGCTCCTGGGCTGCGATGCAGCGTGGCGCAGCCGGGGCGTGAGGATGGGGAAGGGACTTGCCAGGACCCCGGCCTGTCCCCACGGTGGAGCTAGGGGAGATACCTGCAGGGAGCCACAGACCACCTCTGCTTTTGGAGGACAAGGCTGAGCGCAGACCCCTTCGGGCAGCCCGCCGCCCTGCGCCTGCTGCTCAAGAAACACGTGAAAGCAAGTGTCACTAAAACAGTTTATTATATAAAGCCTTAGGAAACATACAGGAGGTGAGGTCTAGGACACTTCCTTCTAGAGACTGCTCCAAGCTCCTTAGAATAGTGAACACACAAACTCTGATTTGCCTGCATCAAAGCTTTCAAACGAGGGTTCAATGAGGATCTGAATACAGAATTAATAACTCTAACATGCATAACGTTCTCCGTTCGTAAGTGAATCCTGTGACGGGGGCTAGCCCCTTCATCCTGCGCTTTGGTTACAAAATGACAGATATTCACGACAAGAGagtacaaaaggagaaaaaaacccacaagagatGCATTCAGAAAAGCCTGCGGCTGTCTAAACAGGAAAGCAGGGTTGGCACAAGCGCCCCAAGCACGCTAGAGCAAGGGGGACAGAGGCAAGGCAGGCATGAGCACCCAAAGGGGCCGTGGGGGCCCGGGGCCGGCTCAGCTGTGGGGCAAGGACAGCACAAGCCCTTGTGTGGGACCGGGAGGGTTCAGCAGCCTGTGTGCTATTTTGCAGTTAGGGCCACAGCAGGGACTTGGGAGCTGCAAAGCTTCTCCCCAGGGGAgcccagctgccacccttgctTTGCCTCTCATTCGGGAGGAGCGTGGCCAGGGAGCCTCTCCCTGTGCCGGGCAGGAACgctcagccccagcaggagcagggcggGGGGACGCCCCGGCCGACCTTCGGGGGCTCGCTGCGCCACGGagctcctgccttcctccctccatcCGCCCCAGCGGCCAccaagcacagcagcagcctgcagacaACTCCAGAACTAATGAAATGTCTTTGGTGATCTTTGTGTCACTGCCGGCTGGCCTCGGTAAGGCAGTCCCTATTCTGCAGTTCCCCATGAGAGGGAACGAGCAGGAATAAAAACCCTCAGTGCTCTAACAGCCTCCAAAACACCCTGCTCCGCTGTTTCGCTAGAAGTATCTCAGGCAGCATCACCAGCTCTAGCTCGGGTAGCTGCAAACACGGCCACATGTGCAAACAGCTACAAGGCAGCTTCAGGGCTGAACAGAACAGAGGCAGCCGTGGGGAGGTTGCAGCACAGGCAGGAGGATGGGAATGGGCCAGAAAGGTGGCAGGGCTAGAGTGCTCCATACTCACTGGCGGTTTGAGGTCCTTTTCCACATCTGAGTGAGAGCAATTCCGTGGAGACACGCAGAGCAAAGGGCCTGGGCCCACAAAGGGTGAGGTGGCTAGAGAAATGGGGAGTGGTTCCCATCTGGCATGATGCATGATATTCTTCTGACCGTGCTCCAGCCTGGTGTCCCCAGACTTCCCAAATGGGGCAGGGAGAACCTTTTGGGCCCAGGTCATGCAATGCCACAGGCTAAACCGCGCGTGCAGAAAAGGCCATGCTGCAAAGCCATCCACTACACAGGCTGACAAGGCCAAGCTGCACGGTCTAGGAGCTGCTGTCTTGATCACACAGAGCAAAGGGAGCacacagggaaaagagaaaaatccgcATTGTGCAAAAGAGGAGTGAATACATGCTGCCAGCGTGCAGATCCAGCAGACCAATGCTGAAGCCACTGCTGCCTGCCCTTTGCTCAGCCGGGGGCCCTGCGCTCTGCTAGTGCCCAATCAGacaggaagcaaaaggaaagactAAATAATGGGGGATCTTGAAGCTCCTTTTCCAACTTTTATTTAGCTTTGACTCTGCACAGAGCCTTAGCATAGCATACTCTAGCCTTCAGGGAGGGGCACAGGAACCTCCTGAACACACCGCGGCTCGGGGTCAGCCCTTATCTCCTGTGCCTTGTGCTCTGCCCCTGAAATGCTGTTGGGGATATTTGGCACAAAGACCCTGAAGAATAGAGAaagcccctgccccacggctgctcGGAGGCTCATAGGTCGCTGCTGCAGTCGCGGCACAGGATCTCGTCGTTGTCAGGGATAAAGCCTTTCCCGACCAGCGAGGTCTTGCAGCGGGCACAGTTAAAGCAATTATGGTGCCAGTGACGGTCCTCAAAGGAGACATATTTTCCACCGCCAAAGCCTACAGGAGAGACAAAGTGCAGGGTTAAAACTGCTGGAGAAACTAGGACAAGCTTCCTGCACACAAATGAGTCTTGGCCTGCTTTGCTCCAAACCAGGTGTTCAAACACATCCCTGCACCACGGCACCCAAGTACCCCACTGTATTAAATACATCTGAAACAGGCATCCCTGCTCTACATGGGGCGTGAAGAGGAACAAAACGATTTCACACTGGAATTCTGCAGGGTCGAGACCCCTGGGCCAGAACCACCATTTCCTCCCCAGAGAGGAGCACAGAGCAAAGCGAGTGACTGCGACAGACAACCGGGCTGGCGGGAGCTCCCAGCGGCGTCGCCTGGAGCGGCCCCTTCCGAAGTACACGTTAATGAAACTCTGGGAAAAGGCCCCCTGCCATCAGCCGTGCCCAGGCTCCCGCAGACCCCGGGGGCAGCTTCCTCCCCGGCTGGGCAGCGGTTAGACACATGGGCTGTGACCCCTGTTTTCCTGGGACAGCGACACACTGACAAGCACCAGACAGGAAGCAGGGTgccccggagccggagccgctgTCCCCAGCTGGAGTCGCAGTCTGAGTCACCGGCTGGGCTGACTCATGGCTCTGTCTGTCTTCCCAGGAGCAAGAGACGAGTCGCAAAGGGAGAGGTCAAGTGGGGGAGGACAGGGACGAGGCCAGACCCTCTCAGGGGTTTCCGCAAAAGAGTGAGCCCTGCTTCCCCCATCCGTGGTGGTCATGGCAGGCCCAGActcccctgcagcagggctgcagccccaAACAAGGCAAGCTAGAGACATGAGATCACACTGCGAGGGCTCATCTTGGGAACCTTTACCCCTGCACACCTGGGGAGAGGGCATTCCCCTCAAGAGGGCACAGCTCACAGCTTTGAAGATGTAGATGAAGGAATACAAGCAGCCCTAGGACCGCTACAACAGAGCGATCCTTTCTCATAGGGTCCCTgggcaagcagctgctgctgtttccctgggGAACATGTCGAGGGCACCTTTCACTCACCAGCACTTGTCCCTGGGAAACCCAAAGTGCCTAGTGACACATAAGCATGGTGGAGAGCTATGCCAGCACCACATGGGCCTGGGTCACGTGTGAACTCCAGAGGGCAATTTCACCCAGAGAAGTCATCACCCAACTGGAAACAGGGCAGGTAAGTCACGTCCTGCTCCAGGGCCACTCGGCATGCTCACCTGTGATGGGCTTTGTGCAGGCACTGCACTTCTTGGCATAGAGGTTGCCAAAGCACTTAATGCAGTACGGGTTGTCATCCTGGGAGGTGAACTGCTGGCCAGCCAGGGGAGTCTTGCAGCCCGTGCAGACGAAACACTCCTTGTGCCAGGGCTCATCCCGGTAAGTCACTCCTCCCTTCGTCAGGGACTGTGGGAAGAAAGAGCGCACTGGTGATGCACAGGCACTGTGGGAAGTGGGCAGCAGCACATAAACAGCAGTTAGCAGAGCAGGGGTGCTGTGTCCAAACCTCACTCCTGCTGGGCCCGCGTTACTGACTGCAGGCAGAAGCTGGGCCATGCGAgagtcctctgctctccctttctaGTTAAGGGAGATGCAGCCACAGATGGGGTGCAGAACAACACAGGAAGCAACCCCCAGCACGCTTACAGCAGCCTTTCATGGCAGGAGTGGATCAGAGACCTTGGAGCCTTTGGGCTATCAGGCCACACATACCTTTTTGCAACGAGTGCAGCGAGGAGCAAACTTGCTCTCATAACAGGGGACACAGTAATAATCCTTATTGTCTGGGATGAAGGATCGTGACCCAATAGGCTGCTGGCAGCTGCTACATATGAAGCAATGTTCATGCCAGGTTTGTCCATTGTACTCCAGCTTACGGGATCCTGCAGAGAAAGCCATTCTCAGTGTGACATGAGGGTGCAGCACAAGACACACAACTGGGACATGAGGAGGCTGCACAGGATACACTGCACTCCCGCGCACCAGGCTCTTTGCCTGCCTTCCCAGTCACCAGATGGCACGGCAGAGCAGGGGCACCGCAGGGAGCTGGAGGTGGGCGCCCAGGCCCACCCCTGCAACAGCGCAGGGAGGGCTGCGGGAACATGCCCAGCACCGGCACACAGGCCGCGGCAGAGAAGCCTGCGGTAACCTACAGCTGAAGATGGTGCAGGAATGGCCAGGCAAAGACACACCTTTGCCTCAGGCTGTCTCCAGGGACACTCACATGCCTTCAGTCATTCCCTCTCAGCAGCACACATCAGAAAATAACCCAGGAAATCCTTTGCTATCTCCTCCCCATCTTTTGTGGGGAAGTAAGCTGGGAACAGACACAGGGCTGCTGTGGTGACCGCAGCTCAAGATTCTGCTGTTTTGCCAGCAAAGCGAAGTGCCCAGCCTGCTCCATGCAGTATCACCTCAGCTCTCTGGCTTGCTCCCCTGCATTGAATTCTGCCACCTCAGGCAGCACTGCTGGAACAATGGCAATGCTTGGCTCTGCACGCTCCTACCTGGCATGACCGTCTTCTCACAGGCAATGCATTTTGAGGAGAACTCATTGCAGTAGCAGTCGTTGCACAGCAGCTCCTCGTCCTGGCAGGTGAATGGCTCGTCAGCCAGCGAGCGGTCACAGCGGAAGCAACGAAAGCAATGCTCATGGTAATGGCGATCCTCATAGTACAGTTCCTGAGGAAGACAGCAGATGAGGAGGACAGGGGACCAAATGGACTAGGGGACAGGCCTGCTGGCCACAGGGTCCCATACTCACTCTGCAGTCATGGCCGATCAGCTCTTTGCACTCATCACAAGTGTTGGCAAAGTGGGCATCATAGCAGGGGATGCAATATGGGCCATTGTCCATCTGGATGTACTTGCGCCCATACAAGGACTCCTTGCAGTTGTCGCAGTCAAAGCACTCTGTCATGGTGCCAGTCTGAGGGCCTCCTTCACCTGCTAAGAGATCAACAGAGATGCTGGGTTAGTATCAGCTTACACTGCTCGAGATGtcccctgcacagccctgccatCTCCAGAGGGCAAGGTCTGCAAATCCCTGCCAAAGACTGCACTGTATGGCACTGGGCCAAGCAGTGCCCACCATCAGGACAGGACAGAGACCCGAGCTGCAGCATCTGTTCCTCGGCTGTAGGCACTTCTAGGCACTTGCTGCATACAGTCAGGGCCTGTGACGAATCTTCAGATTTATACTCGAGTACAACAACTGGAGCACCAATAGCCATCGCTCAGAGAAACCTAGACACGTAAGTATGCAAATGAACTTCTTACTGTCTGTCTCCTTGCTGGGAAGCAAAGGGTAAATTATgaccaaaagagagaaaaatctttttgcaagaaaaattttGATTTAGAATTTTTGTCCTAAAACAGGTCCACATTGGTGTGCACCCACTTCTGCATGGGAGGGACAGCCACCTTGAGGGCGATCCATCTAACAATAACCTCTTCACAGACCCAAACTCAGCTGTGACTATGCCCCTGGACTGACAGCAGAATTCTTCCTGACAGCATGTGAGCCAGTGCTTTGCCTGATCTAGTTTTCAGCATCTTGAATTCTGGAACATCTCCAGAACTTTATAGCAACTGCTCCACAAGGAAGCAGAAATCAGGCACCCCATGCTATGGCCAGCTATGAAGATACATCCTAGCGAATCACTCTGCACATATTGCTCCAACTACAAACATTCTTGAAGGAGAAAGTTTGGGGGAGGGTATGTGCTTTACATGCAATAGAGGTGTTCTAGTTTTGCACACAGGACATCAGGCATGTCTCATTGCCCCCATCTCCCTGCAAGATAGGAGGCTTGTGGAGATATTCCAGACAAACTATTTCACCTTATCTGGAACATTAATTCCAGAATAAAAGTATCGTCCTTCTGTTCAGTTTAACTTGCTTATTCCTAAATATGGAATTGTTCACTTGCAAATTCACACCCTTGTTTAATACCAACTTGCTGTCAAGTGTAGACAAGCCCACGAAATTACATCTAAGCAGTCAGCTGCAGAGAGCCACACTCTGCAGTTTTCTTTGTGAAACCACCCACTTCAGAAAGAGCTATTACGGCATTACGGCACAATCTACAGTTTGGTGCTTAATGGGGCAAGGAGCTCGCTGCCGCCTTCTGCGCCTCCCTCCGCACGGTCTCCTCAGCTGCAGTGGGTCATTTTTCTTGCACTGGAAGGCAGCCCACGGGCAGGAGCTGATACGGACGGCTCTGACTCACCGCAGCAAGCTCACCAGCACTATTCTTGGTCTGGCTACGCAGCGCCCAGCTGTTGTCAGGCCTGGTGAGTGCTGAGATAGGGCTGCTGGTGAATACATCTAGTGTTCCCACATGGCTACGTGACCAACAGGCTGGGAACAAAGTCCCTTTTCAGACGCTCTCCTGAACCAGCCGCTTCCCTCCAGCCCGTATCTGCCCTCTGGCTCCTCCGGGCATGGCTCACGGCGGGCTGGTGGGACAAGGGCAGCCGAGCAGAGTGCCGGCTGCGCGccaagcagccccggggctggagcTACGGCTCTGCCTTGCTCCCGAGTGAAGCAGCCGCAGCAGGCCCGCTGCGGCGGGTGGGCAGCGAGGCCGGGGTCCCCGGCTGGACGTGAGGCGGGTGCTCCGAGCTGTGACTCGGAGAAGCCACCGGGTGCCAGGCCGGGGCGGCcgctcccccagccccgggcgcCCGCGGCAGGGCACCGCACCACGGCtctccccgcagcgcccgccggcccgTGGCGGCTGCTTCCGCCCAGCCTCCCTCCTCTGCGCCTCACTTGCCTTCGCTTCCCGAGGCCCTCCGGGACCTTTCTCTCTGGGAAAGGGTGAAACCAAACTAATAACCCTCCTCCGCCTCCCCATCCTGTTGAGGAGAGGAACTTTCCAAGGTGTGTCTGTAATAAAAGGGCCTCCAGAAAGCACTCATACCCTGGCAGCTGTGATATTGTCTAAGCAGAGGCTACCGTGTCGCTAGATGAGCTGTGCTTTACCTCCGTAGCTCTATAATAAGGAGTCAGAGGACATCAGAaaacacaaaagaaggaaaaacttgaTGGGAAAAGCCTTGGATCTTCCTGGCGACATGGGCTCAGCCTCCTGGGAGCTGTTGACCCAATCCAAGACACCGTCTCTCCACACGTCTCAGCTCCCAATGCCAAAAGTACGGGACAGCACTTGCCAGCGTCACGGGGGAAGGAGGTGGTCCGGATAAAACTCGTGAAGGGCGCACACGCCTCCAACCCACGGACGGCCCTGCAGGGGCAGGTGTTGCTGCCCTGGGAGTGTGACGTCCCCGACCCCAACACATGCCCTCCTGCAGACCCCCTGCCAGACACCGAatgcaggagagctgcagagcagcGTGAAGCTGCTCCACCACAAGTGTCCCCAGGCCAGAGCACTGGGCCAGAGCACTGGGCCAGAGCACTGAATTTGCCAAATTCATCCATGCTCCTCTGTGGCAACTGAGCTATCAGTGTCAGCAAAACCAAGAATaggtccaaaaaaaagaaaaaaagtgacaagATAGGAACATTTCAATCTCAAATGTTGTTTGTCTTTCATCTTCCTGTCAGTGTcaatccccttctccctccgctGCCAAGGCCAGCTTGCATTTAAGTGCTTACCAGGACACTCCTGCTAATCCCTGCACTGGCATAAGTCACAGGTTGGCACACACCAGCCATGCCGCAGTGCACAGATGCCTACAGTGGGCAACACTGCTAGGGGTCACCTGGTGTCATTTTCCCTGCAGAAACACAGCACGGAGAGACTGTGGAAGAGGAAACGAAAACCACATAGAGCCTTTGGTGCTGCCCATACAACTGATCTAGCATTCCTCGTTCCCTTTGTCTCTACTACTCTTTGAGTAGCTTCTCCTAAAAGTCAGTCTAGCTGTCACCCGCTCCTTGAGCCAACCTCACGTTCTCCAAGCTGAGGAGTCCGGACAGGCCAGGAGACGTGCAACCATCAGCATGGCAAGTCCCAGGGCTGTCACATGGCAGACGGCTGTGAGAGCGTACAGGATCAGACTCCATGCTGCCTTTTCCAGAGAATAAAGAACAGGCCCAGGAAGTTTGCTCAGGGTTATTTGTGTTAGATAAGCTGCAAGGAAGGGATCTGTTTGCTCTCTTTGTTCTGGTCTCACACGCCGTGCTGGGTAGGGGTGTTAAACCCCTAAGCAATGCCAAATCAAACACTGCATCCTCACCCCTGAGGACCCGGCACTGCTGGAGACCAAGTTCATGGAGAAGAGGAAGgtgagacaaaagaaaaagagcagaaaacagtaCAAAAGCCCACAACCCTTACTGTGATTGTCATGAGAAACTTGGAAATTGTCTCTATTCAGGCAGAAAAGAGgtggattttaaaaatgcattaaaacaagaagaaaaaaaagaaaaaagcagcctgTTAGACCCAGATTTAGAAGACACAACACGGGCAGTCACCACGCGTGCTAATTAGCATGTTCCGGTACTCTGCAGCCTGCACCACCCTGTGAACACTAGCTGCGTGCTAAGCCGATGGAGGTAACGCCTTCGATTACCCATCAAGACCCTGCCTAAAAGGACAGGGCTCCAGCTGCAGAGGCTCCTCGCGCACAGAACTGCCGTTTAGGGCCTTTCACAGGCGCTCCCCTCGTTTCGCAGGGCGGCACCcgcagcgcgcgcgcgcccggccgtgccgcccctcggccccagcgccagccgccgcTGCTCACCCGGCTGCCGCGGTCCACCGCGCCGCCAGCCAGCTTCCCCCCCGACCACGAACCGAAAGCGCGTTCGTTTTTATTATTCCTGTGGTGAACGGAACAAAACCCAACCCCTAAACAGGATGCACAGGCTGGTGCCTCTTGGCCACAGCGAGACTACGGTCGGCGGCCGAGGCGGGATAACCGCGGTCCCCGCGGGACACGGGCTgcccggagcagcagcagcaggtccctGCCCCCAGGAGCTGGACCTGGGGCGTTCTCTCAGCTGTCTCACTGGCTGGCTGAGGGCAAAAATAAACAACAGGTCATATGCCCGCCAGCTGTCTCCCCTTTCCCTTTGACAGATATACTTGTCCTCATGGAGAAAAGGAAGTCCAGTTCCTCTCCTGTGCCCAAAAACAAACGAGAGCTCCTCTCACAAACAACATCTGAAGTGCTCCGGGACGCAAATCTGATCAGCCTGGAACAGAGCTCAGAATAGCTGCCTGCATGAGAAAGGTCAGCGATTCGTCAAGGACGCGCGGCAGGGTCCACTTTCTAATTGGAGAGCAACATACACGTAACACCACGCTGGTGTCATTGT from the Struthio camelus isolate bStrCam1 chromosome 23, bStrCam1.hap1, whole genome shotgun sequence genome contains:
- the FHL3 gene encoding four and a half LIM domains protein 3 isoform X6 — encoded protein: MRTSEGGPQTGTMTECFDCDNCKESLYGRKYIQMDNGPYCIPCYDAHFANTCDECKELIGHDCRELYYEDRHYHEHCFRCFRCDRSLADEPFTCQDEELLCNDCYCNEFSSKCIACEKTVMPGSRKLEYNGQTWHEHCFICSSCQQPIGSRSFIPDNKDYYCVPCYESKFAPRCTRCKKSLTKGGVTYRDEPWHKECFVCTGCKTPLAGQQFTSQDDNPYCIKCFGNLYAKKCSACTKPITGFGGGKYVSFEDRHWHHNCFNCARCKTSLVGKGFIPDNDEILCRDCSSDL
- the FHL3 gene encoding four and a half LIM domains protein 3 isoform X4 is translated as MGQSCSSGQAAAGFPFRVGDRQQFNTDSRSYGEGGPQTGTMTECFDCDNCKESLYGRKYIQMDNGPYCIPCYDAHFANTCDECKELIGHDCRELYYEDRHYHEHCFRCFRCDRSLADEPFTCQDEELLCNDCYCNEFSSKCIACEKTVMPGSRKLEYNGQTWHEHCFICSSCQQPIGSRSFIPDNKDYYCVPCYESKFAPRCTRCKKSLTKGGVTYRDEPWHKECFVCTGCKTPLAGQQFTSQDDNPYCIKCFGNLYAKKCSACTKPITGFGGGKYVSFEDRHWHHNCFNCARCKTSLVGKGFIPDNDEILCRDCSSDL
- the FHL3 gene encoding four and a half LIM domains protein 3 isoform X5: MQAGEGGPQTGTMTECFDCDNCKESLYGRKYIQMDNGPYCIPCYDAHFANTCDECKELIGHDCRELYYEDRHYHEHCFRCFRCDRSLADEPFTCQDEELLCNDCYCNEFSSKCIACEKTVMPGSRKLEYNGQTWHEHCFICSSCQQPIGSRSFIPDNKDYYCVPCYESKFAPRCTRCKKSLTKGGVTYRDEPWHKECFVCTGCKTPLAGQQFTSQDDNPYCIKCFGNLYAKKCSACTKPITGFGGGKYVSFEDRHWHHNCFNCARCKTSLVGKGFIPDNDEILCRDCSSDL
- the FHL3 gene encoding four and a half LIM domains protein 3 isoform X3, giving the protein MGQSCSSGQAAAGFPFRVGDRQQFNTDSRSYAGEGGPQTGTMTECFDCDNCKESLYGRKYIQMDNGPYCIPCYDAHFANTCDECKELIGHDCRELYYEDRHYHEHCFRCFRCDRSLADEPFTCQDEELLCNDCYCNEFSSKCIACEKTVMPGSRKLEYNGQTWHEHCFICSSCQQPIGSRSFIPDNKDYYCVPCYESKFAPRCTRCKKSLTKGGVTYRDEPWHKECFVCTGCKTPLAGQQFTSQDDNPYCIKCFGNLYAKKCSACTKPITGFGGGKYVSFEDRHWHHNCFNCARCKTSLVGKGFIPDNDEILCRDCSSDL
- the FHL3 gene encoding four and a half LIM domains protein 3 isoform X2, with protein sequence MCCMELDQEKFYFLYFSTLCKRHVSHRNIKPGPLSLYKSLACVVFGDPEELCVENHKRVSGEGGPQTGTMTECFDCDNCKESLYGRKYIQMDNGPYCIPCYDAHFANTCDECKELIGHDCRELYYEDRHYHEHCFRCFRCDRSLADEPFTCQDEELLCNDCYCNEFSSKCIACEKTVMPGSRKLEYNGQTWHEHCFICSSCQQPIGSRSFIPDNKDYYCVPCYESKFAPRCTRCKKSLTKGGVTYRDEPWHKECFVCTGCKTPLAGQQFTSQDDNPYCIKCFGNLYAKKCSACTKPITGFGGGKYVSFEDRHWHHNCFNCARCKTSLVGKGFIPDNDEILCRDCSSDL
- the FHL3 gene encoding four and a half LIM domains protein 3 isoform X1 yields the protein MTECFDCDNCKESLYGRKYIQMDNGPYCIPCYDAHFANTCDECKELIGHDCRELYYEDRHYHEHCFRCFRCDRSLADEPFTCQDEELLCNDCYCNEFSSKCIACEKTVMPGSRKLEYNGQTWHEHCFICSSCQQPIGSRSFIPDNKDYYCVPCYESKFAPRCTRCKKSLTKGGVTYRDEPWHKECFVCTGCKTPLAGQQFTSQDDNPYCIKCFGNLYAKKCSACTKPITGFGGGKYVSFEDRHWHHNCFNCARCKTSLVGKGFIPDNDEILCRDCSSDL